A genome region from Crossiella equi includes the following:
- a CDS encoding Rieske (2Fe-2S) protein yields MSTPSQPSRRTVLCGLAAALLVPGAVVSACSTEPLGANRGGGTPGGGTQGGAAPGGSGALAKLADIPVGKGTVVSGPSGPVLLVRASETEVKAFNAACPHAGTPVEAPVNGIATCPNHGSQFEALTGAKRKGPATTGLTPVKVTVANGQIMTA; encoded by the coding sequence GTGTCCACACCGTCCCAGCCCAGCCGCCGCACCGTGCTCTGCGGGCTGGCCGCCGCCCTGCTCGTGCCCGGGGCGGTGGTCTCGGCGTGCAGCACCGAGCCGCTCGGCGCCAACCGCGGCGGCGGCACCCCCGGCGGCGGCACCCAGGGCGGGGCCGCGCCGGGCGGGTCGGGGGCCCTGGCCAAGCTCGCCGACATCCCGGTCGGCAAGGGCACCGTGGTCAGCGGCCCCTCCGGCCCGGTGCTGCTGGTCCGGGCCTCGGAGACCGAGGTGAAGGCCTTCAACGCGGCCTGCCCGCACGCGGGCACCCCGGTCGAGGCACCGGTCAACGGCATCGCGACCTGCCCGAACCACGGCAGCCAGTTCGAGGCCCTGACCGGCGCGAAGCGCAAGGGCCCGGCCACCACGGGCCTGACGCCGGTCAAGGTGACCGTGGCGAACGGCCAGATCATGACCGCGTGA
- a CDS encoding alpha/beta fold hydrolase, translating into MEIPANGLTFTGAVAGPADGPAVLLLHGFPQTHHCWAEVTPRLHRAGARTIAYDQRGYSPGARPAEVSAYAVGHLVADAVGVLDSLGIDRAHIVGHDWGAIVAWYLAVRHPERAHSLTALSVPHPSAFAWAREHDADQQARSTYISLFQETGKAEDVLLEHDAARLRAGYRPLSAEQAAPHLAVLGQRAALTGGLNWYRAMDPAMAGLGPCTVPTTYLWSTGDTALGRAGAERCAEHVTGPYRFVEIPEVSHWIPEQEPALVAAEIGRHLNG; encoded by the coding sequence ATGGAAATCCCCGCCAACGGCCTCACCTTCACCGGTGCGGTGGCGGGCCCCGCCGACGGGCCCGCCGTCCTGCTCCTGCACGGCTTCCCCCAGACCCACCACTGCTGGGCCGAGGTGACCCCGCGGCTGCACCGGGCCGGGGCGCGCACCATCGCCTACGACCAGCGCGGCTACTCCCCGGGCGCCCGGCCCGCCGAGGTCTCCGCCTACGCCGTCGGGCACCTGGTCGCCGACGCGGTCGGCGTGCTCGACTCGCTCGGGATCGACCGGGCGCACATCGTCGGCCACGACTGGGGCGCGATCGTGGCCTGGTACCTCGCCGTCCGGCACCCCGAGCGCGCGCACAGCCTCACCGCGCTGTCCGTACCGCACCCCAGCGCCTTCGCCTGGGCCCGCGAGCACGACGCCGACCAGCAGGCCCGCTCCACCTACATCTCGCTGTTCCAGGAGACGGGCAAGGCCGAGGACGTGCTGCTGGAGCACGACGCGGCCCGCCTGCGGGCCGGTTACCGCCCGCTCTCCGCCGAGCAGGCCGCACCGCACCTGGCGGTGCTGGGGCAGCGGGCGGCCCTCACCGGCGGCCTCAACTGGTACCGGGCTATGGACCCCGCGATGGCCGGGCTGGGCCCCTGCACCGTGCCCACCACCTACCTGTGGAGCACCGGGGACACCGCGCTCGGGCGGGCCGGGGCGGAGAGGTGCGCCGAGCACGTCACCGGGCCCTACCGGTTCGTGGAGATCCCCGAGGTGTCGCACTGGATTCCTGAGCAGGAACCCGCGCTCGTCGCCGCCGAGATCGGCCGCCACCTGAACGGCTGA
- a CDS encoding PH domain-containing protein translates to MTEQPAAGTTVVIRPKIVRIFGFVLAPILFLAFAAAGVFMRVTYTGAYFTIADQVAMVIVGVLLAAGALVLTRPRLLVDDEGVDVRGFVARKRLSWQEVLGVSFPERNYFAKLDLPHDEHYPAIAVMSWDGQHAVRAIKVLRERHARAHQS, encoded by the coding sequence ATGACCGAGCAGCCCGCGGCGGGCACCACCGTGGTGATCCGGCCGAAGATCGTGCGGATCTTCGGGTTCGTGCTCGCGCCCATCCTGTTCCTGGCCTTCGCCGCGGCCGGGGTGTTCATGCGCGTCACCTACACCGGCGCCTACTTCACCATCGCCGACCAGGTCGCCATGGTGATCGTGGGCGTGCTGCTGGCCGCGGGCGCCCTGGTGCTCACCCGGCCCCGGCTGCTGGTGGACGACGAGGGCGTCGACGTGCGCGGGTTCGTCGCCCGCAAGCGCCTGTCCTGGCAGGAGGTGCTCGGGGTGAGCTTCCCGGAGCGCAACTACTTCGCCAAGCTCGACCTGCCGCACGACGAGCACTACCCGGCCATCGCCGTGATGTCCTGGGACGGGCAGCACGCGGTCCGGGCGATCAAGGTGCTGCGGGAACGGCACGCGAGGGCACACCAGTCCTGA
- the ribH gene encoding 6,7-dimethyl-8-ribityllumazine synthase has product MSGEGRPEIEVPEAGGLSVAIAATRWHPEITDLLVERALAAAAKAGVPEPTVVRVAGAVELPVVCQELARRYDAVVALGVVIRGGTPHFEYVCDAVTDGLTRVALDSSTPVGNGVLTCDTVQQALDRSGRPGSAEDKGFEACVAAIDTALTLKELRGGK; this is encoded by the coding sequence ATGAGCGGGGAAGGCCGTCCGGAGATCGAGGTGCCGGAGGCCGGTGGGCTGAGCGTGGCCATCGCGGCCACCCGCTGGCACCCGGAGATCACCGACCTGCTGGTCGAGCGCGCCCTGGCGGCCGCGGCCAAGGCCGGGGTGCCCGAGCCGACCGTGGTCCGCGTGGCCGGGGCCGTCGAGCTGCCCGTGGTGTGCCAGGAGCTGGCCCGCCGCTACGACGCGGTGGTCGCGCTCGGCGTGGTCATCCGCGGCGGCACCCCGCACTTCGAGTACGTCTGCGACGCCGTCACCGACGGGCTCACCCGGGTCGCCCTGGACTCCTCCACCCCGGTCGGCAACGGTGTGCTCACCTGCGACACCGTGCAGCAGGCCCTGGACCGCTCCGGGCGGCCCGGATCGGCTGAGGACAAGGGTTTCGAGGCGTGCGTGGCGGCCATCGACACCGCGCTCACGCTGAAGGAACTGCGGGGCGGGAAGTGA
- a CDS encoding bifunctional 3,4-dihydroxy-2-butanone-4-phosphate synthase/GTP cyclohydrolase II produces MTEFDTIEAAIADIAAGRPVIVVDDEDRENEGDIIFAAEKATPELIAFTVRYTSGYICVPLPEADCDRLDLPPMYHTNQDARGTAYTVTVDAKHGVSTGISAADRAHTIRLLADAKSVAGDFNRPGHVVPLRAKEGGVLRRPGHTEAAVDLARLAGLRPAGVLCEVVSQKDDGDMARRDELEVFAAEHDLKLISIAGLIAYRRRFEKQVQRVAEARIPTAHGEFRAIGYDSLLDGIEHVALVTGELGDGEDVLVRVHSECLTGDVFGSLRCDCGPQLDAALAAVAEEGRGVVLYMRGHEGRGIGLMHKLQAYQLQDAGADTVDANLALGQPADARDYGTGAQILSDLGVRSMRLLTNNPAKRVGLEGYGLSVLDRVAMPIRPNPENLRYLRTKRDRMGHELSDLENLGAETTGDRV; encoded by the coding sequence GTGACTGAGTTCGACACCATCGAGGCGGCCATCGCCGACATCGCGGCGGGCCGCCCGGTCATCGTCGTGGACGACGAGGACCGCGAGAACGAGGGCGACATCATCTTCGCCGCCGAGAAGGCGACGCCGGAGCTGATCGCCTTCACCGTGCGCTACACCTCCGGCTACATCTGCGTACCGCTGCCCGAGGCCGACTGCGACCGCCTCGACCTGCCGCCGATGTACCACACCAACCAGGACGCGCGCGGCACCGCGTACACGGTCACCGTCGACGCCAAGCACGGGGTCAGCACCGGCATCTCCGCAGCCGACCGCGCGCACACCATCCGGCTGCTCGCCGACGCCAAGTCCGTGGCCGGGGACTTCAACCGGCCCGGCCACGTGGTCCCGCTGCGCGCCAAGGAGGGCGGTGTGCTGCGCCGCCCCGGCCACACCGAGGCCGCCGTCGACCTGGCCCGCCTGGCCGGGCTGCGGCCCGCGGGCGTGCTGTGCGAGGTCGTCAGCCAGAAGGACGACGGCGACATGGCCCGCCGCGACGAGCTTGAGGTCTTCGCCGCCGAGCACGACCTCAAGCTGATCAGCATCGCCGGGCTCATCGCCTACCGCCGCCGCTTCGAGAAGCAGGTGCAGCGCGTCGCCGAGGCCCGCATCCCCACCGCGCACGGCGAGTTCCGCGCCATCGGCTACGACAGCCTGCTCGACGGCATCGAGCACGTCGCCCTGGTCACCGGCGAACTCGGCGACGGCGAGGACGTGCTGGTGCGCGTGCACTCCGAGTGCCTGACCGGCGACGTGTTCGGCTCGCTGCGCTGCGACTGCGGCCCCCAGCTCGACGCCGCCCTGGCCGCGGTCGCCGAGGAGGGCCGGGGCGTGGTGCTGTACATGCGCGGCCACGAGGGCCGGGGCATCGGCCTGATGCACAAGCTCCAGGCCTACCAGCTGCAGGACGCGGGCGCGGACACCGTGGACGCCAACCTCGCGCTGGGCCAGCCCGCCGACGCCCGCGACTACGGCACCGGCGCGCAGATCCTGTCCGACCTGGGCGTCCGCTCCATGCGGCTGCTCACCAACAACCCGGCCAAGCGCGTCGGCCTGGAAGGCTACGGGCTGAGCGTGCTGGACCGGGTGGCCATGCCGATCCGGCCCAACCCGGAGAACCTGCGCTACCTGCGCACCAAGCGCGACCGGATGGGCCACGAGCTGTCCGACCTCGAAAACCTCGGGGCGGAGACGACGGGAGACCGGGTATGA
- a CDS encoding riboflavin synthase, which yields MFTGIVEERGQLVAVEQLTDAARVTVAGPLVTSDAKHGDSIAVNGVCLTVVEVTDGTFTADVMRETLQRSNLGKAAAGDPVNLERAAAVGQRLGGHIMQGHVDGTGTVIAREPSEHWTVVRFSLPPGLARYLVEKGSVAIDGVSLTVVEVGEDWFSVSLIPTTLDLTTLGIRQPGDQVNLEVDVLAKYVEKLASGAIAANRETR from the coding sequence GTGTTCACGGGGATCGTCGAGGAACGCGGCCAGCTCGTCGCGGTGGAGCAGCTCACCGACGCGGCACGCGTCACCGTCGCGGGGCCGCTGGTCACCTCCGACGCCAAGCACGGCGACTCGATCGCGGTCAACGGAGTGTGCCTGACCGTGGTCGAGGTGACCGACGGCACGTTCACCGCCGACGTCATGCGGGAGACCCTGCAGCGCAGCAACCTGGGCAAGGCCGCCGCCGGTGACCCGGTCAACCTGGAGCGCGCCGCCGCCGTCGGCCAGCGCCTGGGCGGGCACATCATGCAGGGCCACGTGGACGGCACCGGCACGGTCATCGCGCGCGAGCCGTCCGAGCACTGGACGGTCGTGCGGTTCAGCCTGCCGCCCGGCCTGGCCCGCTACCTGGTGGAGAAGGGCTCGGTGGCCATCGACGGGGTCTCGCTCACCGTCGTCGAGGTCGGCGAGGACTGGTTCAGCGTCAGCCTCATCCCCACCACCCTCGACCTCACCACCCTCGGTATCCGCCAGCCCGGTGACCAGGTCAACCTGGAAGTGGACGTGCTGGCGAAGTACGTGGAGAAGCTCGCGAGCGGTGCGATCGCCGCCAACAGGGAGACCCGGTGA
- the ribD gene encoding bifunctional diaminohydroxyphosphoribosylaminopyrimidine deaminase/5-amino-6-(5-phosphoribosylamino)uracil reductase RibD, whose translation MSPQDRLPLVEAMRVAISASTAVLGTTSPNPPVGAVILDAGGAIAGVGATQPPGGPHAEVEALRAAGARARGGCAVVTLEPCNHTGRTGPCVDALLAAGVAEVHFAVTDPNPEAAGGAERLRAHGVAVHSGLLAEEAARGPLRAWLHFARTGRPHVTWKYASTVDGRVAAADGTSRWISSPDSRAEVHELRRQVDAIVAGLGTVRADDPELTAREQDGTLARRQPLRVVVGRGELPEGARVANDAAETLHMRTHDPKTVLTELAARGAVHVLLEGGPRLAGAFVEAGLVDRVLLYLAPGLLGAGPAALADAGVGTIADTVRLQFEEVGRSGPDVRISAVPARQGG comes from the coding sequence ATGAGCCCCCAGGACCGGCTGCCGCTGGTCGAGGCCATGCGCGTGGCCATCTCGGCCAGCACGGCCGTGCTCGGCACCACCAGCCCCAACCCGCCCGTCGGCGCGGTGATCCTCGACGCCGGCGGCGCGATCGCCGGGGTCGGGGCCACCCAGCCGCCCGGCGGACCGCACGCCGAGGTGGAGGCGCTGCGCGCGGCCGGGGCCCGGGCCCGCGGCGGCTGCGCCGTGGTCACCCTGGAACCGTGCAACCACACCGGCCGCACCGGTCCCTGCGTGGACGCGCTGCTGGCCGCCGGGGTCGCCGAGGTGCACTTCGCGGTCACCGACCCCAACCCCGAGGCCGCGGGCGGCGCCGAAAGGCTGCGCGCACACGGCGTCGCCGTCCACAGTGGACTGCTGGCCGAGGAGGCCGCACGCGGCCCGCTGCGCGCCTGGCTGCACTTCGCCCGCACCGGACGCCCGCACGTCACCTGGAAGTACGCCTCCACAGTGGACGGACGCGTGGCCGCCGCGGACGGCACCAGCCGCTGGATCAGCTCCCCGGACTCCCGCGCCGAGGTGCACGAGCTGCGCCGCCAGGTCGACGCCATCGTCGCCGGGCTGGGCACGGTCCGCGCGGACGACCCCGAGCTGACCGCGCGCGAGCAGGACGGCACGCTCGCCCGGCGGCAGCCGCTGCGCGTGGTCGTCGGCCGGGGCGAGCTGCCCGAGGGCGCCCGGGTCGCCAACGACGCCGCGGAGACCCTGCACATGCGCACGCACGACCCGAAGACGGTGCTCACCGAGCTCGCCGCCCGGGGCGCGGTGCACGTGCTCCTGGAGGGCGGGCCGCGGCTGGCCGGGGCCTTCGTCGAGGCCGGCCTCGTGGACCGCGTGCTGCTCTACCTCGCGCCCGGCCTGCTCGGCGCGGGCCCGGCCGCGCTCGCCGACGCCGGGGTGGGAACGATCGCGGACACCGTGCGGTTGCAGTTCGAAGAGGTCGGCAGGAGCGGACCGGACGTGCGGATCAGCGCGGTACCAGCGCGCCAGGGAGGATGA
- the rpe gene encoding ribulose-phosphate 3-epimerase, whose product MIAPSILSADFARLAEETAAVRGADWLHVDVMDAHFVPNLTLGLPVVQSLLKATDIPLDCHLMIEDPDRWAIGYAEAGAHNVTVHVEAAKDPVRIAADLRAAGAKAGLSIKPGTPLEPYVEVLKHYDTLLVMSVEPGFGGQSFIPDVLDKVRTARRLVDTGHLKLVVEIDGGINDDTIEAAAEAGVDCFVAGSAVYGAQDPAAAVEALRAKAAAVRA is encoded by the coding sequence ATGATCGCGCCCTCGATCCTCTCCGCCGACTTCGCCCGTCTCGCCGAGGAGACCGCCGCCGTGCGCGGCGCGGACTGGCTGCACGTGGACGTCATGGACGCCCACTTCGTGCCGAACCTCACGCTGGGCCTGCCGGTGGTCCAGTCGCTGCTCAAGGCCACCGACATCCCCCTCGACTGCCACCTGATGATCGAGGACCCGGACCGCTGGGCCATCGGCTACGCCGAGGCGGGCGCGCACAACGTCACCGTGCACGTCGAGGCCGCCAAGGACCCGGTCAGGATCGCCGCCGACCTGCGCGCGGCCGGGGCCAAGGCCGGGCTGTCCATCAAGCCCGGCACCCCGCTCGAGCCCTACGTCGAGGTGCTCAAGCACTACGACACGCTGCTGGTCATGTCCGTCGAGCCCGGCTTCGGCGGCCAGTCCTTCATCCCGGACGTGCTGGACAAGGTGCGCACCGCGCGCCGCCTGGTCGACACCGGCCACCTGAAGCTCGTGGTGGAGATCGACGGCGGCATCAACGACGACACCATCGAGGCCGCCGCCGAGGCCGGGGTCGACTGCTTCGTCGCCGGGTCCGCGGTCTACGGGGCGCAGGACCCGGCCGCCGCGGTCGAGGCGCTGCGGGCGAAGGCCGCCGCGGTGCGGGCATGA